From Bifidobacterium longum subsp. longum JCM 1217, one genomic window encodes:
- a CDS encoding zinc-dependent alcohol dehydrogenase family protein: MSETMKAAIFVEPGKMTVEEVPKAALQQDDDIVIRMVRTCVCGSDLWFFRGLSGQAAHSQVGHEAIGVVEETGAAVESVKPGDFVVVPFPYSCGKCPVCKAGFESVCPHGGYFSACQAEYLRVPEADGTVVKVPGSPEDYSDEQLASLLTISDVMSTGYHAAVSAEVKPGDTAVVMGDGAVGLCGVIAAKMRGATRIIAMSRHEDRAALAREFGATDIVPERGQEAIDKVLEMTGGYGADAVLECVGSKQSFDTAIGLIRRGGVIGRVGLPHDVEISAEGTFYGNIGIKGGPAPVRHYDIDGGLLDAVLKGEINPGRVFTAEYDLDHIQDAYEAMDQRKVIKALIRF; this comes from the coding sequence ATGTCTGAAACCATGAAAGCCGCGATTTTCGTTGAGCCTGGCAAGATGACCGTGGAAGAAGTGCCAAAGGCGGCACTTCAGCAGGATGATGACATCGTGATTCGCATGGTGCGCACCTGTGTATGCGGCTCTGATTTGTGGTTCTTCCGTGGGCTGAGCGGACAGGCCGCACACAGTCAGGTGGGCCACGAAGCCATTGGCGTGGTCGAGGAGACTGGCGCGGCGGTCGAATCCGTTAAGCCAGGTGATTTCGTGGTCGTGCCATTCCCGTACAGCTGCGGCAAGTGCCCGGTATGCAAGGCCGGCTTCGAATCCGTGTGCCCGCACGGGGGCTACTTCTCCGCTTGTCAGGCCGAATACCTGCGTGTGCCCGAGGCGGACGGCACCGTGGTCAAGGTGCCCGGTTCACCGGAAGATTATTCCGATGAACAGCTCGCATCGCTGCTGACCATTTCCGATGTGATGTCCACCGGTTATCACGCGGCGGTTTCTGCCGAGGTCAAGCCCGGTGACACAGCCGTGGTCATGGGCGATGGTGCAGTCGGCCTGTGCGGTGTGATTGCCGCCAAGATGCGTGGTGCCACGCGCATTATTGCCATGAGCCGTCACGAGGATCGCGCGGCGCTCGCCCGCGAATTCGGTGCGACTGATATCGTGCCCGAGCGTGGCCAAGAGGCTATTGACAAGGTGCTGGAGATGACCGGTGGCTATGGTGCGGACGCGGTGCTCGAATGCGTGGGCTCCAAGCAGTCCTTCGACACGGCGATTGGCCTGATTCGCCGCGGTGGCGTGATTGGTCGTGTGGGTCTGCCGCACGACGTGGAGATCAGCGCCGAAGGCACGTTCTACGGCAACATCGGCATCAAGGGCGGCCCGGCTCCCGTGCGCCACTACGATATTGACGGTGGTCTGCTGGATGCGGTGCTTAAAGGCGAGATTAACCCTGGCCGCGTGTTCACCGCCGAATATGACCTCGACCATATTCAGGACGCTTATGAGGCCATGGACCAGCGCAAAGTTATTAAGGCGTTGATCCGGTTCTAA
- a CDS encoding GntR family transcriptional regulator produces the protein MAKAYTELADCGIIDTGAGRAARVKRVKPIPEPLVRAAKTYADEARRLGASLDDAFNALCAQW, from the coding sequence GTGGCCAAGGCGTACACCGAACTCGCCGACTGCGGCATCATCGACACCGGTGCCGGCCGCGCGGCGCGTGTAAAACGGGTCAAGCCGATTCCCGAACCGCTGGTGCGCGCGGCCAAGACCTATGCCGACGAGGCCCGCCGGCTTGGCGCGAGCCTCGATGACGCCTTCAACGCCCTGTGCGCGCAGTGGTAA
- a CDS encoding ATP-binding protein codes for MLERKISDDLLEWKRSGTGKALLLTGARQIGKSYAVREFAKHEYAHYLEINLYENKQAARALASANDVQEFISRLTLFSPSTLIPGDTLIFIDEVQEAPDVMTMVKFLVADGRFDYVFSGSMLGTEFKGVRSYPVGSVIEKTMRPMDFEEFCWAIGVQKSTLENIRESCRSVTPIDRYIHDAMMTNFRTYLVVGGMPEVVQRFLDTKGDLAAVRAVQNELNRQYRHDISQYAGNRALQVQEIFDQLPTQLIDGNGRFAVSSISPGARYDRNQKDFLWLVDAGVALKTNCVTEPKTPLKRTAQSPKFKLYQSDTGMLMARYPQPTAQAAYLDDSSPNLGAIYENVIAQELTAQGIPLYYYMAKKHGEVDFIADTNADSVMPFEVKSGRSYRTHAAIDAVLANAEYRISQGVVLSRSNIAQDGGTTYLPLYATYCLRDVCNLASPSTVSTIGDFSLTVHPV; via the coding sequence ATGCTTGAGCGCAAAATCTCGGACGATCTGCTGGAATGGAAGCGGAGCGGTACCGGCAAAGCACTGCTGCTGACCGGCGCTCGCCAGATCGGCAAGAGCTACGCGGTACGCGAGTTCGCCAAGCACGAATACGCCCATTACCTTGAAATCAACCTGTACGAGAACAAGCAGGCGGCCCGAGCGCTCGCATCGGCGAACGACGTGCAGGAGTTCATCAGCCGCCTTACCTTGTTCTCACCTTCAACGCTCATTCCCGGTGATACGTTGATTTTCATCGACGAGGTGCAAGAGGCACCGGATGTGATGACCATGGTCAAGTTTCTGGTGGCCGATGGCCGTTTCGATTATGTGTTCTCCGGTTCCATGCTCGGCACTGAGTTCAAGGGCGTACGCTCCTACCCCGTTGGCTCGGTCATCGAAAAAACCATGCGTCCCATGGATTTTGAGGAATTCTGTTGGGCCATCGGCGTACAGAAGTCGACACTTGAAAACATCCGAGAATCCTGCCGGTCGGTCACGCCAATCGACCGGTACATTCACGATGCAATGATGACGAACTTCCGCACCTATCTGGTAGTCGGCGGCATGCCGGAAGTCGTGCAACGTTTTCTGGACACCAAGGGTGATTTGGCGGCTGTGCGCGCGGTACAGAACGAGTTGAACCGGCAATATCGCCACGATATTTCGCAGTACGCAGGCAATCGCGCATTGCAGGTGCAGGAGATCTTCGACCAGCTCCCCACTCAGCTGATTGACGGTAACGGCAGATTCGCCGTCTCCTCCATCAGCCCCGGTGCTCGGTACGACCGCAATCAGAAGGATTTTCTTTGGCTTGTCGATGCGGGTGTGGCATTGAAAACCAACTGCGTCACCGAGCCGAAAACACCATTGAAACGCACGGCGCAATCACCGAAGTTCAAACTGTACCAGTCTGATACCGGTATGCTCATGGCACGATACCCGCAACCGACCGCGCAAGCCGCATACCTTGATGATTCCTCACCGAATCTGGGTGCCATCTACGAGAACGTGATTGCTCAGGAGCTGACGGCGCAAGGCATTCCGCTGTATTACTACATGGCAAAGAAACATGGTGAAGTCGATTTCATCGCTGACACGAACGCCGATTCTGTGATGCCGTTCGAGGTCAAGTCGGGGCGCAGCTACCGCACGCACGCCGCCATCGACGCCGTATTGGCCAATGCCGAATATCGCATCTCGCAGGGCGTGGTGCTGTCCCGCTCCAATATTGCGCAGGACGGCGGAACAACCTATCTTCCGCTGTATGCCACGTACTGCTTGCGAGATGTCTGCAATCTGGCCTCACCCTCGACCGTCAGCACCATCGGCGACTTTTCGCTGACGGTGCACCCCGTGTAG
- a CDS encoding ArsR/SmtB family transcription factor, which yields MTLEQRSDSAAAGHEACDQPIRSLEILNQCVPLFETLKDPNRQQLLVQLVCHGPQTVGELAESSALSRTAVSHHIKLLEQAGFIEISKDATRRICSVRADRWLPLLDELSSALKADLAAAEQCRA from the coding sequence GTGACACTTGAACAGAGGTCAGATAGCGCGGCGGCAGGCCACGAGGCATGTGACCAGCCGATCAGGAGCCTGGAAATCCTCAACCAATGCGTTCCGCTGTTCGAGACGCTGAAGGATCCGAACCGGCAGCAGTTGCTGGTGCAATTGGTGTGCCATGGGCCGCAGACGGTGGGGGAGCTGGCCGAATCGTCGGCACTGTCCCGCACGGCCGTGTCCCATCACATCAAACTGCTGGAACAAGCCGGATTCATCGAAATCAGCAAAGACGCCACCCGCCGCATTTGCTCGGTGCGTGCGGATCGATGGCTGCCGCTGCTCGATGAACTGTCTTCCGCCCTGAAAGCCGACCTTGCGGCGGCGGAGCAGTGCCGAGCATGA
- a CDS encoding excinuclease ABC subunit UvrA translates to MSDDQRPQAIEVRGARVHNLKNIDIDIPLGELVGVAGVSGSGKSSLALGVLYAEGSRRYLEALSTYTRRRLTQASRAQVDEVLHVPAALALHQRPTVPGIRSTFGTMTELLNSLRLLFSRVASHVCPHCGARNEPTLNVAAGLPITCAGCGKEFHAPGAELLAFNSAGACPTCSGTGIVREVNRAALVPDESKSIDDGAVLPWGSLMWDLMKQVCGAMGVRTNVPFNELTPEERDIVFNGPAVKKHILYKPKKGDDFAELDFTYFNAVYTVENALAKAKDEKGLKRVVRFLKEGPCADCGGTRLSVAARAPHVRGLNLAEAGAMTLDAAADWVRGVPESLPADMRPMAANICESFLDVARRLLDLGLGYLALDRAGATLSTGERQRVQLARAVRNRTIGVLYVLDEPSIGLHPSNVDGLLGVMHDLVADGNSVVVVDHDVRVLKACDHLIEMGPVAGAEGGHVIAQGTVGEVAANPSSRIAPFLSDQVSARIRERVAESQVFSLGHIRMTTSQLHTVKPLDVDIPRGRLVAVTGVSGSGKTTMVLESLIPALKAQAAGELLPEHVRELETEGIRRANLIDATPIGANVRSTVATYADIHDELRRAFARCEAAKTGGWKAGDFSYNTGRLRCPTCDGTGSISLDVQFLPDVTIECPDCCGSRYAPEADAIRRAVKGESRLSLSLPQLMAMSVDQALAVTSDLKKVHARLTILHDLGLGYLTLGEPTPALSGGEAQRLKLASEMGKAQLNAVFVFDEPTIGLHPLDVRVLLGVFDRLVVSGATVVVIEHDLDVIANADWIIDMGPGGGESGGRIVATGTPEQVAANPNSITGRYLR, encoded by the coding sequence ATGAGCGACGATCAACGGCCGCAGGCGATTGAGGTGCGCGGTGCGCGCGTGCATAACCTCAAGAACATCGACATCGACATTCCGCTGGGCGAACTGGTGGGCGTGGCCGGCGTCTCCGGTTCGGGCAAAAGCTCTCTGGCGCTCGGCGTGCTGTATGCGGAAGGTTCGCGGCGCTACTTGGAAGCGCTGTCCACGTACACGCGCCGTCGACTGACTCAAGCCAGCCGCGCCCAGGTGGACGAAGTGCTGCATGTGCCGGCCGCGCTGGCCCTGCACCAGCGGCCCACTGTGCCCGGCATCCGTTCGACGTTCGGCACGATGACCGAATTGCTCAACAGCCTGCGACTCCTGTTTTCCCGCGTCGCCTCGCACGTGTGCCCGCATTGCGGGGCGCGCAATGAACCGACGCTGAACGTGGCGGCCGGCCTGCCCATCACCTGTGCTGGCTGCGGCAAGGAATTCCACGCGCCCGGCGCCGAATTGCTCGCCTTCAACTCGGCCGGCGCCTGCCCGACCTGCTCCGGCACCGGCATCGTGCGCGAAGTAAACCGCGCGGCCCTGGTCCCGGACGAGTCGAAAAGCATCGACGACGGCGCGGTGCTGCCATGGGGTTCGCTCATGTGGGACCTCATGAAACAGGTGTGCGGCGCGATGGGCGTGCGCACCAACGTGCCGTTCAACGAACTCACACCCGAAGAACGCGACATCGTATTCAACGGGCCGGCCGTCAAAAAGCATATTCTTTACAAGCCGAAGAAAGGCGACGATTTCGCCGAACTCGACTTCACCTACTTCAACGCCGTGTACACGGTGGAGAACGCGCTCGCCAAAGCCAAGGACGAGAAGGGCCTGAAGCGTGTGGTCCGGTTCCTCAAGGAAGGCCCATGCGCCGACTGCGGCGGCACACGACTGAGCGTCGCCGCCCGGGCCCCGCATGTGCGCGGGCTGAACTTGGCCGAAGCCGGCGCGATGACCTTGGACGCGGCGGCGGATTGGGTGCGCGGAGTGCCGGAATCCCTGCCCGCCGACATGCGGCCGATGGCCGCCAACATCTGCGAATCGTTCTTGGATGTGGCCCGACGGCTGCTCGATCTGGGCCTCGGCTATCTGGCGCTTGACCGCGCCGGCGCCACGCTTTCGACCGGCGAACGCCAGCGTGTGCAGCTCGCCCGGGCCGTGCGCAACCGCACCATCGGCGTGCTGTATGTGCTCGACGAGCCATCCATCGGTCTTCATCCCTCGAACGTGGACGGGCTGCTCGGCGTGATGCACGACTTGGTGGCGGACGGCAATTCCGTGGTGGTCGTGGACCATGATGTGCGTGTACTCAAAGCGTGTGACCATCTTATCGAAATGGGGCCGGTTGCCGGTGCCGAAGGCGGGCATGTGATCGCGCAAGGCACGGTCGGCGAGGTGGCGGCGAACCCCAGTAGTCGCATTGCGCCGTTCCTATCCGACCAGGTGAGTGCGCGTATACGTGAGCGTGTGGCCGAATCGCAAGTGTTCAGCCTTGGCCACATCCGCATGACAACCAGTCAGCTGCATACGGTCAAACCGTTGGACGTTGATATCCCGCGCGGCCGGCTCGTGGCGGTGACCGGCGTCTCCGGCTCCGGCAAAACCACGATGGTACTCGAATCGCTGATTCCCGCACTCAAAGCGCAGGCGGCGGGGGAGCTGTTGCCGGAACACGTGCGCGAGCTTGAGACCGAGGGCATCCGTCGTGCGAATCTCATCGATGCCACGCCGATCGGCGCGAACGTGCGTTCTACCGTGGCCACTTATGCCGATATTCACGACGAATTGCGGCGCGCCTTTGCCCGATGTGAGGCGGCTAAGACGGGCGGCTGGAAGGCCGGCGATTTCTCATACAATACCGGCCGACTGCGTTGCCCTACGTGCGACGGCACCGGTTCGATCTCGCTCGACGTGCAGTTCCTGCCGGATGTGACCATCGAATGCCCGGATTGCTGCGGCTCCCGGTACGCGCCCGAAGCTGATGCGATTCGGCGTGCGGTTAAGGGAGAATCTCGCCTTTCGTTGAGTTTGCCCCAACTCATGGCAATGAGTGTGGACCAGGCTCTGGCCGTGACCAGCGACCTCAAGAAGGTTCACGCACGTCTGACCATCCTGCACGATCTGGGTCTCGGCTACCTGACGCTCGGCGAACCGACCCCGGCGCTTTCGGGCGGCGAAGCCCAGCGGCTGAAACTCGCCAGCGAAATGGGCAAGGCCCAGTTGAACGCGGTATTCGTGTTCGACGAGCCGACCATCGGCCTCCATCCGCTCGACGTTCGCGTGCTGCTGGGCGTGTTCGACCGGCTCGTGGTGAGCGGCGCGACCGTCGTGGTCATCGAACATGACCTCGACGTGATCGCCAATGCGGATTGGATTATCGATATGGGTCCGGGCGGCGGCGAAAGCGGCGGACGCATCGTCGCCACCGGAACGCCGGAACAGGTCGCGGCCAATCCGAACAGCATCACCGGGCGGTATCTGCGCTGA
- a CDS encoding MATE family efflux transporter, whose amino-acid sequence MVQIHGIRRASADAKYRQMTGQPVKPLILKLCLPAVISNLVTTAYNLTDTFFIGQLGTAQSGAIGIAFSIMTVMQALGFFFGNGAGNSMSRELGKQNNDRASRLLAVGFAGAVISGLVIATIGLLTLRPLVVMLGSTSTIAPYAVQYLTPLLVAAPCVCGSFALNGLLRYQGQSAFGMIGLVSGALLNFLLAPLFIFVAGLGIFGAGLATAICQTVSFTILTTMSRKFGVMKLSLRNCRPDVLLMREVAGGGLPSLIRQGAGSISVTCVNIAANPFGDAAIAGMAIVMRIMLGANSVIVGLGQGFQPVCGYNYGAGLFARVKEGYWFCVRLATCVLVVLAVLLWVFAPQLVEIFRSDPAVVAVGVAALHIQCCTVILNGFNMMGNMMTQTMGRTGIASFLALCRQGLFLAPIVLILPMMFGVLGVEMAQSVSDVLTFLVTIPFMRRILHELR is encoded by the coding sequence ATGGTGCAGATTCATGGCATTAGACGCGCAAGCGCGGACGCGAAATATCGGCAGATGACCGGGCAGCCGGTCAAACCGCTGATCCTCAAACTATGCCTGCCGGCCGTCATTTCCAATCTGGTGACTACTGCATACAACCTGACTGATACCTTTTTCATCGGCCAGCTCGGCACCGCGCAGTCCGGTGCTATCGGCATCGCGTTCTCCATCATGACCGTGATGCAGGCGCTCGGCTTCTTCTTCGGCAACGGCGCGGGCAACTCGATGAGCCGCGAACTCGGCAAGCAGAACAATGATCGCGCCTCCCGACTACTGGCCGTGGGCTTTGCGGGCGCGGTGATCTCCGGTCTGGTGATTGCCACAATCGGACTGCTGACCCTGCGGCCACTTGTCGTCATGCTGGGCTCGACCTCGACGATTGCCCCATACGCCGTGCAATATCTGACGCCGTTGCTGGTCGCCGCACCCTGCGTGTGCGGTTCGTTCGCACTCAACGGATTGTTGAGATACCAAGGTCAATCGGCGTTCGGCATGATTGGTCTGGTGTCCGGCGCGCTGTTGAATTTCCTGCTTGCGCCATTGTTCATTTTCGTGGCCGGTCTGGGGATTTTCGGTGCCGGCCTCGCCACCGCCATCTGCCAGACGGTGAGCTTCACGATTCTGACCACGATGAGCCGCAAATTCGGCGTGATGAAACTGTCCCTGCGCAATTGCAGGCCGGATGTGCTGCTCATGCGCGAAGTGGCCGGCGGTGGCCTGCCCTCGCTGATCCGCCAAGGCGCCGGTTCGATTTCCGTGACCTGCGTGAACATTGCCGCCAATCCGTTCGGCGATGCGGCCATCGCCGGCATGGCCATTGTGATGCGCATTATGTTGGGCGCCAACTCGGTGATCGTCGGCCTCGGCCAAGGTTTCCAACCGGTGTGCGGCTACAACTACGGTGCCGGCCTGTTCGCGCGCGTCAAAGAAGGGTACTGGTTCTGCGTGCGGCTCGCCACCTGCGTGCTCGTGGTGTTGGCGGTGTTGCTGTGGGTGTTCGCACCGCAACTGGTCGAGATCTTCCGCTCCGACCCGGCCGTGGTGGCGGTGGGCGTGGCCGCGCTGCACATCCAATGCTGCACGGTGATTCTCAACGGCTTCAACATGATGGGCAATATGATGACCCAGACCATGGGCCGCACCGGCATCGCCTCATTCCTGGCCCTGTGCCGACAAGGTCTGTTTTTGGCACCGATCGTACTGATTCTGCCGATGATGTTCGGCGTGCTCGGCGTGGAAATGGCGCAATCGGTGTCCGACGTGCTGACATTCCTAGTCACTATCCCGTTCATGCGGCGAATCCTGCATGAATTGCGGTGA
- a CDS encoding endonuclease III domain-containing protein: MNNRSAKRVPGVPSPAYIESLYRTMAAALGPTGWWPAETTFEIMVGAVLTQNTAWGNVNRSLAALNAEGVLEPHKLAIMGPAHLQELIRPSGFYVNKSKTVQSLSRWYVERCGASPEGAADIPDAELRTELLGLFGIGGETADDLMLYVFSRRTFVADTYARRLFAFLGFDVPTGYLAFHKAYSPVVLDASLSVKDLQEFHGLIDEFGKAYRDDAAKSESFLGGWRA, from the coding sequence ATGAATAATCGAAGTGCAAAGCGGGTGCCGGGCGTTCCTTCTCCCGCGTATATCGAATCGCTGTACCGCACCATGGCTGCCGCCCTTGGCCCGACCGGATGGTGGCCGGCTGAAACCACATTCGAGATTATGGTGGGCGCGGTGCTGACGCAGAATACGGCGTGGGGCAATGTGAATCGTTCGCTTGCGGCGTTGAACGCGGAGGGTGTGCTCGAACCCCATAAGCTGGCGATTATGGGGCCAGCGCATCTGCAGGAACTTATTCGCCCGTCCGGCTTTTATGTCAACAAATCCAAGACGGTACAGTCACTGAGCCGATGGTATGTGGAGCGTTGCGGAGCCTCGCCTGAGGGCGCGGCAGATATTCCCGACGCCGAATTGCGGACCGAATTGCTCGGATTATTCGGTATCGGGGGCGAAACGGCCGACGACCTGATGCTATATGTGTTTTCGCGCCGCACATTCGTGGCCGATACTTATGCTCGCCGACTATTCGCCTTCCTTGGATTTGATGTGCCAACCGGCTATCTGGCATTCCACAAGGCCTATTCGCCCGTGGTGCTGGATGCGAGCCTCAGCGTCAAGGATTTGCAGGAATTCCATGGGCTTATTGACGAGTTCGGCAAGGCCTACCGCGACGACGCGGCCAAAAGCGAGTCCTTTTTGGGTGGATGGAGGGCTTGA